One stretch of Prinia subflava isolate CZ2003 ecotype Zambia chromosome 19, Cam_Psub_1.2, whole genome shotgun sequence DNA includes these proteins:
- the TMEM120B gene encoding transmembrane protein 120B isoform X1, translating to MRDQLERSLGEWRELEEEFRQLQETHKVYRQKLEEVTSLQTACSSSIHRQKKTLRDLKHSLQRCKPRASPEEFALIQEISSQIKERQNVFFDMEAYLPKRNGLYLNLVLGNVNVTLLSNQAKFAYKDEYEKFKLYLTIILLLGAVACRFFLHYRVTDEVFNFLLVWYYCTLTIRESILISNGSRIKGWWVSHHYVSTFLSGVMLTWPDGLMYQMFRSQFLAFSIFQSCVQFLQYYYQRGCLYRLRALGERNHLDLTVEGFQSWMWRGLTFLLPFLFFGHFWQLYNAITLFRLSRHKECKEWQVLVLAFTFLLLFLGNFLTTLKVVHTKLQKNRDKVKKL from the exons ATGCGGGACCAGCTGGAGCGGAGCCTCGGCGAGTGgcgggagctggaggaggagttCCGGCAGCTCCAG gaaACACACAAAGTTTACAGGCAGAAACTGGAAGAGGTCACCAGCTTGCAgacagcctgcagcagctccataCACCGGCAGAAGAAGACGCTGAGGGATCTGAAGCACAGCCTGCAACG GTGCAAGCCCAGAGCGAGTCCTGAGGAGTTTGCTCTCATTCAGGAGATCAGCAGCCAGATCAAGGAGAGGCAGAATGTCTTCTTTGACATGGAAGCCTACCTGCCCAAGAGGAACGG CTTGTACTTAAATCTGGTGCTTGGAAATGTGAATGTCACTCTCCTGAGCAACCAAGCAAA GTTCGCCTACAAGGACGAGTATGAGAAGTTCAAACTTTATCTGACAATAATCTTGTTACTCGGGGCTGTTGCCTGCAGGTTTTTTCTCCACTACAG GGTGACAGATGAAGTGTTTAACTTTCTGTTGGTGTGGTATTACTGCACGCTGACAATACGAGAAAGCATTCTCATTAGCAATGGCTCGAG GATCAAAGGCTGGTGGGTGTCTCATCACTACGTTTCCACGTTCCTGTCTGGAGTGATGTTAACGTG GCCAGATGGACTCATGTATCAGATGTTTCGCAGTCAATTTTTAGCATTTTCAATATTTCAGA gctgtgtTCAGTTCTTACAGTATTACTACCAAAGGGGGTGCCTCTATAGGCTCCGGGCTTTGGGGGAGAGAAACCACTTGGACCTTACAGTAG AAGGATTTCAGTCCTGGATGTGGCGGGGGCTGacatttctccttcccttcttgTTCTTCGGGCAT TTCTGGCAGCTATACAATGCAATCACGCTTTTCAGATTGTCAAGGCACAAGGAATGCAAAGAATGGCAG GTTTTGGTGTTGGCTTTcacattcctgctgctcttcctcgGGAACTTCCTCACTACTCTCAAGGTGGTGCACACTAAACTCCAGAAGAACAGAGACAAGGTGAAGAAGCTGTGA
- the TMEM120B gene encoding transmembrane protein 120B isoform X2, translated as MRDQLERSLGEWRELEEEFRQLQETHKVYRQKLEEVTSLQTACSSSIHRQKKTLRDLKHSLQRCKPRASPEEFALIQEISSQIKERQNVFFDMEAYLPKRNGLYLNLVLGNVNVTLLSNQAKFAYKDEYEKFKLYLTIILLLGAVACRFFLHYRVTDEVFNFLLVWYYCTLTIRESILISNGSRIKGWWVSHHYVSTFLSGVMLTWPDGLMYQMFRSQFLAFSIFQSCVQFLQYYYQRGCLYRLRALGERNHLDLTVEGFQSWMWRGLTFLLPFLFFGHFWQLYNAITLFRLSRHKECKEWQVRFGVGFHIPAALPRELPHYSQGGAH; from the exons ATGCGGGACCAGCTGGAGCGGAGCCTCGGCGAGTGgcgggagctggaggaggagttCCGGCAGCTCCAG gaaACACACAAAGTTTACAGGCAGAAACTGGAAGAGGTCACCAGCTTGCAgacagcctgcagcagctccataCACCGGCAGAAGAAGACGCTGAGGGATCTGAAGCACAGCCTGCAACG GTGCAAGCCCAGAGCGAGTCCTGAGGAGTTTGCTCTCATTCAGGAGATCAGCAGCCAGATCAAGGAGAGGCAGAATGTCTTCTTTGACATGGAAGCCTACCTGCCCAAGAGGAACGG CTTGTACTTAAATCTGGTGCTTGGAAATGTGAATGTCACTCTCCTGAGCAACCAAGCAAA GTTCGCCTACAAGGACGAGTATGAGAAGTTCAAACTTTATCTGACAATAATCTTGTTACTCGGGGCTGTTGCCTGCAGGTTTTTTCTCCACTACAG GGTGACAGATGAAGTGTTTAACTTTCTGTTGGTGTGGTATTACTGCACGCTGACAATACGAGAAAGCATTCTCATTAGCAATGGCTCGAG GATCAAAGGCTGGTGGGTGTCTCATCACTACGTTTCCACGTTCCTGTCTGGAGTGATGTTAACGTG GCCAGATGGACTCATGTATCAGATGTTTCGCAGTCAATTTTTAGCATTTTCAATATTTCAGA gctgtgtTCAGTTCTTACAGTATTACTACCAAAGGGGGTGCCTCTATAGGCTCCGGGCTTTGGGGGAGAGAAACCACTTGGACCTTACAGTAG AAGGATTTCAGTCCTGGATGTGGCGGGGGCTGacatttctccttcccttcttgTTCTTCGGGCAT TTCTGGCAGCTATACAATGCAATCACGCTTTTCAGATTGTCAAGGCACAAGGAATGCAAAGAATGGCAGGTGC GTTTTGGTGTTGGCTTTcacattcctgctgctcttcctcgGGAACTTCCTCACTACTCTCAAGGTGGTGCACACTAA
- the RHOF gene encoding rho-related GTP-binding protein RhoF isoform X3 — MRPELRERLPQCPGGRGRGPEVAAAARRGQSPAGRGRLCPPRARAGSAAGPGRAAPSAGPLRSRSMEAANGTVPEGAEERPRGPAAAPSGRKEVKVVIVGDGGCGKTSLLMVYAKGSFPEQYVPSVFEKHTTSVTVGKKEVTLNLYDTAGQEDYDRLRPLSYQNTNVVLICYDVMNPTSYENVAAKWYPEVNHFCRGVPLVLIGCKTDLRKDKEQLRKLRAARQEPITYSQACTTQNDFIP; from the exons ATGAGGCCCGAGCTCCGGGAGAGGCTCCCGCAGTGTCccggggggcgcgggcggggccctgaggtggcggcggcggcgcggcgcggccaatccccggcggggcgcgggcggctcTGCCCGCCCCGGGCGCGGGCGGGGAGCGCAGCTGGTCCCGGCCGCGCTGCGCCCTCAGCGggcccgctccgctcccgctcCATGGAAGCGGCCAACGGGACCGTGCCCGAGGGCGCGGAggagcggccccgcggccccgcggccgccccgtcGGGCAGGAAGGAGGTGAAGGTGGTGATCGTGGGCGACGGAGGCTGCGGGAAGACGTCGCTGCTGATGGTGTACGCCAAGGGCTCCTTCCCCGAG CAATACGTGCCCTCTGTTTTTGAGAAGCACACGACCAGTGTGACGGTGGGGAAGAAGGAGGTCACCCTGAACCTGTACGACACGGCAG GGCAGGAGGACTACGACAGGCTACGGCCACTTTCTTACCAGAACACCAATGTGGTGCTAATTTGTTACGATGTCATGAACCCCACTAGCTATGAGAATGTAGCAGCCAAG tgGTATCCTGAAGTGAATCACTTCTGCCGGGGTGTCCCGCTCGTGCTGATCGGCTGCAAGACAGACctgaggaaggacaaggagcagctgcgcaagctcagggctgccaggcaggagcccaTCACCTACAGCCAG GCATGTACGACACAAAATGACTTCATCCCCTGA
- the RHOF gene encoding rho-related GTP-binding protein RhoF isoform X1, with protein sequence MRPELRERLPQCPGGRGRGPEVAAAARRGQSPAGRGRLCPPRARAGSAAGPGRAAPSAGPLRSRSMEAANGTVPEGAEERPRGPAAAPSGRKEVKVVIVGDGGCGKTSLLMVYAKGSFPEQYVPSVFEKHTTSVTVGKKEVTLNLYDTAGQEDYDRLRPLSYQNTNVVLICYDVMNPTSYENVAAKWYPEVNHFCRGVPLVLIGCKTDLRKDKEQLRKLRAARQEPITYSQGEAACKEIKAEIYLECSAKCRENIENVFKEATTIALSAMKKAKCHRKHKVCSVL encoded by the exons ATGAGGCCCGAGCTCCGGGAGAGGCTCCCGCAGTGTCccggggggcgcgggcggggccctgaggtggcggcggcggcgcggcgcggccaatccccggcggggcgcgggcggctcTGCCCGCCCCGGGCGCGGGCGGGGAGCGCAGCTGGTCCCGGCCGCGCTGCGCCCTCAGCGggcccgctccgctcccgctcCATGGAAGCGGCCAACGGGACCGTGCCCGAGGGCGCGGAggagcggccccgcggccccgcggccgccccgtcGGGCAGGAAGGAGGTGAAGGTGGTGATCGTGGGCGACGGAGGCTGCGGGAAGACGTCGCTGCTGATGGTGTACGCCAAGGGCTCCTTCCCCGAG CAATACGTGCCCTCTGTTTTTGAGAAGCACACGACCAGTGTGACGGTGGGGAAGAAGGAGGTCACCCTGAACCTGTACGACACGGCAG GGCAGGAGGACTACGACAGGCTACGGCCACTTTCTTACCAGAACACCAATGTGGTGCTAATTTGTTACGATGTCATGAACCCCACTAGCTATGAGAATGTAGCAGCCAAG tgGTATCCTGAAGTGAATCACTTCTGCCGGGGTGTCCCGCTCGTGCTGATCGGCTGCAAGACAGACctgaggaaggacaaggagcagctgcgcaagctcagggctgccaggcaggagcccaTCACCTACAGCCAG GGTGAGGCAGCTTGCAAGGAGATTAAAGCAGAAATTTACCTGGAATGCTCAGCAAAATGTCGTGAGAAcatagaaaatgtttttaaagaagcCACAACCATTGCACTGAGTGCCATGAAGAAAGCCAAGTGCCACAGGAAACACAAAGTGTGCTCAGTGTTATAA
- the RHOF gene encoding rho-related GTP-binding protein RhoF isoform X2, protein MRPELRERLPQCPGGRGRGPEVAAAARRGQSPAGRGRLCPPRARAGSAAGPGRAAPSAGPLRSRSMEAANGTVPEGAEERPRGPAAAPSGRKEVKVVIVGDGGCGKTSLLMVYAKGSFPEQYVPSVFEKHTTSVTVGKKEVTLNLYDTAGQEDYDRLRPLSYQNTNVVLICYDVMNPTSYENVAAKWYPEVNHFCRGVPLVLIGCKTDLRKDKEQLRKLRAARQEPITYSQSKNSSFQTETHVQGTRSSATTILSESPLLLNSRKTNCNCITTKPHWAF, encoded by the exons ATGAGGCCCGAGCTCCGGGAGAGGCTCCCGCAGTGTCccggggggcgcgggcggggccctgaggtggcggcggcggcgcggcgcggccaatccccggcggggcgcgggcggctcTGCCCGCCCCGGGCGCGGGCGGGGAGCGCAGCTGGTCCCGGCCGCGCTGCGCCCTCAGCGggcccgctccgctcccgctcCATGGAAGCGGCCAACGGGACCGTGCCCGAGGGCGCGGAggagcggccccgcggccccgcggccgccccgtcGGGCAGGAAGGAGGTGAAGGTGGTGATCGTGGGCGACGGAGGCTGCGGGAAGACGTCGCTGCTGATGGTGTACGCCAAGGGCTCCTTCCCCGAG CAATACGTGCCCTCTGTTTTTGAGAAGCACACGACCAGTGTGACGGTGGGGAAGAAGGAGGTCACCCTGAACCTGTACGACACGGCAG GGCAGGAGGACTACGACAGGCTACGGCCACTTTCTTACCAGAACACCAATGTGGTGCTAATTTGTTACGATGTCATGAACCCCACTAGCTATGAGAATGTAGCAGCCAAG tgGTATCCTGAAGTGAATCACTTCTGCCGGGGTGTCCCGCTCGTGCTGATCGGCTGCAAGACAGACctgaggaaggacaaggagcagctgcgcaagctcagggctgccaggcaggagcccaTCACCTACAGCCAG AGCAAGAACAGCAGCTTTCAAACTGAGACACACGTCCAGGGAACAAGGTCAAGTGCTACTACAATCTTGAGTGAATCACCACTTCTTctaaacagcaggaaaacaaactgcAACTGCATCACCACGAAACCACACTGGGCCTTTTAG